From a single Candidatus Defluviilinea gracilis genomic region:
- a CDS encoding PrsW family intramembrane metalloprotease: MALLGAFFFGFVPMFVFAAFVNWLDRYEKEPKLLLGAAFVWGVVIAGGGAYILNTVFGIGIYVLTGSESAADFGTTSIVAPIIEEALKGLAVGVVFLLFRKEFDSILDGVVYGAITAMGFAAIENVLYIYRNGFQQGGWEGFWVLVVVRVVLVGWMHPFFTAFTGIGFALARMSRNMLVKIIAVPAGYVVAVLTHSFHNTFGSLVGGEGGFFLGILADYFGYFIMTVFIIWMIMHERNILKRQLVEEVNSGAISQQQYKTAISFFQFNAHISALTSGSFGPTKRFYQVLGELAHKKEQLARVGDEAGNMKIIEGYRAELMRLAPVAKV, encoded by the coding sequence ATGGCATTACTTGGAGCGTTTTTCTTTGGTTTTGTGCCGATGTTTGTGTTCGCGGCATTCGTGAACTGGCTGGATCGGTATGAGAAAGAGCCGAAACTCTTGCTCGGCGCGGCGTTCGTGTGGGGCGTGGTGATCGCCGGGGGCGGCGCGTATATTTTGAACACGGTATTCGGCATCGGCATCTATGTGCTGACCGGCTCGGAAAGCGCGGCGGATTTCGGCACCACCTCCATTGTCGCGCCGATCATCGAGGAAGCGTTGAAAGGGCTGGCGGTGGGCGTGGTCTTCCTGCTTTTCCGCAAGGAGTTCGATTCGATCCTGGATGGCGTCGTCTACGGCGCAATCACCGCCATGGGCTTCGCCGCGATCGAAAACGTGTTGTACATTTACCGCAACGGTTTTCAGCAAGGCGGCTGGGAAGGTTTCTGGGTTCTGGTGGTGGTCCGGGTGGTCTTGGTTGGCTGGATGCATCCGTTCTTTACCGCGTTCACCGGTATCGGCTTCGCCCTGGCGCGTATGAGCAGAAACATGCTGGTAAAGATCATCGCGGTGCCGGCGGGTTATGTGGTTGCCGTGCTCACCCACTCGTTCCATAACACCTTCGGTTCGCTCGTCGGCGGCGAGGGCGGGTTCTTCCTCGGCATCCTCGCCGATTACTTCGGCTATTTCATTATGACCGTGTTCATCATTTGGATGATCATGCACGAGCGCAACATCTTGAAGCGGCAGTTGGTGGAGGAAGTGAACAGCGGCGCGATCTCGCAACAGCAATACAAAACCGCCATCTCGTTCTTCCAGTTCAACGCGCATATTTCGGCGCTCACCTCCGGGAGTTTCGGTCCCACGAAACGGTTCTATCAGGTGTTGGGCGAATTGGCGCATAAAAAGGAACAGCTCGCCAGGGTTGGCGATGAGGCGGGGAATATGAAGATCATCGAGGGCTATCGCGCCGAGTTGATGAGGCTCGCGCCGGTGGCGAAGGTGTGA
- a CDS encoding YjbQ family protein: MKTYRKELWFNLPTRRGFVNITQQVEACLHESEIQEGLILISAIHITASAFINDDESGLHQDYDKWLEKLAPHEPVSQYRHNDTGEDNADAHMKRQIMGREVVVAVTGGKLDFGPWEQIFYGEFDGRRRKRVLVKIIGE, from the coding sequence GTGAAAACCTACCGTAAAGAACTTTGGTTTAATCTCCCCACCCGCCGTGGCTTTGTAAACATCACTCAGCAAGTAGAGGCCTGCCTCCATGAAAGTGAAATCCAAGAAGGCCTTATTTTGATTTCAGCCATACATATAACGGCGTCAGCATTCATCAATGACGACGAATCAGGCCTGCATCAAGATTATGATAAATGGCTGGAAAAACTTGCCCCTCACGAACCTGTCAGCCAGTATCGCCATAACGACACAGGCGAAGACAATGCCGATGCACACATGAAGCGCCAGATCATGGGACGTGAAGTAGTCGTCGCTGTGACGGGTGGTAAACTTGATTTTGGACCTTGGGAGCAAATCTTCTACGGTGAGTTCGATGGACGAAGACGCAAGCGGGTACTGGTGAAAATTATTGGCGAATAA
- a CDS encoding ClbS/DfsB family four-helix bundle protein — protein sequence MKKQFIDKLMRERDKFELTLNRVGYTRRMTLKGVTGKWSIKDILAHILGYELYIVDRMNEILHGQVYTPCKTQSALDAFREEFGYPDFGSPLLDDDSPNAWVVEKYKNVSLEDVVAQEIQAFSSIVTMLEKMSQKLIDEHNLFDRIANNTFKHYREHLRDIRQWLKTQAVRQD from the coding sequence GTGAAAAAACAATTCATTGACAAACTGATGCGCGAGCGCGACAAGTTCGAGTTGACCTTGAACCGCGTTGGCTACACGCGACGCATGACGTTGAAAGGCGTTACCGGGAAATGGTCGATCAAGGATATTCTCGCGCACATCCTTGGCTATGAACTATATATCGTGGATCGCATGAACGAAATTTTGCACGGGCAAGTGTACACGCCCTGCAAGACTCAATCCGCGTTGGATGCTTTCCGCGAGGAGTTCGGCTATCCCGATTTTGGCTCTCCCCTGCTGGACGACGACTCGCCGAACGCGTGGGTGGTGGAGAAATATAAAAACGTCTCGCTGGAGGATGTCGTCGCGCAGGAAATTCAAGCATTTTCGTCCATTGTGACCATGCTCGAAAAGATGTCGCAAAAATTGATTGATGAGCATAATCTCTTCGACCGCATCGCCAACAACACATTCAAACATTACCGCGAGCATCTGAGGGATATTCGTCAGTGGCTGAAGACGCAGGCGGTAAGGCAAGATTAA
- a CDS encoding DUF2344 domain-containing protein, with amino-acid sequence MRIRITFSKQGPLRYTGHLDLHKLWERAARRAELPLAYSQGFHPQPKMSLAAALPLGFSSTCEVLDMRLERDVVLDGLREQLNETLPPGIRVTHIEQVDERAPALQTQVVEAGYKVELTEPVDPSELKRRIESAMASESILRERRGKKYDLRPLIHSLEAADDTIVMLLAAREGATGRPEEVLDVLGIAFEETKIERTRLVFNVPHES; translated from the coding sequence ATGCGGATACGAATCACATTCTCCAAACAGGGACCGCTTCGCTACACGGGGCATCTGGACTTGCACAAGTTGTGGGAACGCGCCGCCCGCCGCGCCGAACTTCCGCTGGCGTATTCGCAGGGATTTCACCCACAGCCGAAGATGAGTCTCGCGGCGGCTCTGCCGCTGGGGTTTTCGTCCACGTGCGAGGTATTGGATATGCGTCTCGAGCGCGATGTCGTTTTAGATGGACTGCGCGAACAACTCAACGAAACGCTCCCGCCGGGCATCCGCGTGACACACATCGAACAAGTGGACGAGCGCGCGCCCGCCTTGCAGACGCAGGTGGTCGAGGCGGGGTACAAGGTCGAATTGACCGAACCAGTTGACCCGTCGGAGTTGAAGCGGAGGATCGAGTCGGCAATGGCATCCGAATCCATCCTCCGTGAACGTCGCGGAAAGAAGTATGATCTGCGTCCATTGATCCATTCCTTGGAAGCGGCGGATGATACAATCGTGATGTTGCTGGCGGCGCGCGAGGGCGCAACGGGCAGACCCGAAGAGGTGTTAGATGTGTTAGGCATCGCGTTCGAGGAGACGAAGATCGAGCGGACGCGGTTGGTATTCAACGTCCCGCATGAATCGTAG
- a CDS encoding GNAT family N-acetyltransferase, whose translation MSDLSFHPLTRNLWNDFEELFGAHGACDGCWCMYWKLRGKAYDEAKGYEARQLHKNQLNEGVVTGLLAYLHGDVVGWVAVEPRAAYEKLAHSKILKPVDEQEVWSVPCFFVAKKFRKQGINVELLKAAVGYVKSKGGRIVEGYPVEVEKTIAPPFAFTGLASAFERAGFKEVARNSPTRPIFRFVIE comes from the coding sequence ATGAGCGACCTCTCCTTTCACCCACTTACTCGAAACCTCTGGAATGACTTCGAAGAACTTTTTGGCGCGCATGGCGCGTGTGATGGCTGTTGGTGTATGTATTGGAAACTGCGCGGCAAAGCCTACGACGAAGCAAAAGGCTACGAAGCGCGGCAGTTGCATAAAAATCAATTAAACGAAGGCGTGGTCACAGGTTTGCTTGCATACCTGCATGGCGATGTGGTCGGCTGGGTGGCGGTGGAGCCGCGCGCGGCGTATGAGAAACTGGCGCACTCCAAAATTCTGAAGCCGGTGGACGAACAGGAAGTTTGGTCGGTGCCGTGCTTTTTTGTCGCGAAGAAGTTCCGCAAGCAGGGCATCAACGTCGAGTTGTTGAAAGCCGCGGTTGGGTATGTCAAATCGAAGGGAGGAAGAATCGTCGAAGGTTATCCTGTGGAGGTTGAGAAAACGATCGCGCCTCCGTTCGCGTTCACCGGGTTGGCGTCCGCGTTCGAGCGGGCGGGCTTCAAAGAGGTGGCGCGCAATTCACCCACGCGTCCGATCTTTCGGTTTGTCATTGAGTAA
- a CDS encoding diacylglycerol kinase family lipid kinase, protein MTAKVILNPYSNRWNSQKRWPEAEAALNAAGVKFELVVSQHKGQIVELAAQAARENFSPIIVSGGDGSLGDAVNGLMQAAPAEEAIGPLGIMPTGSANDVAFALGLPKGLNEAARVIANGKTRAMDLGRLNNRYFINNSGAGLEPYVTLKHEKIQWIKGIGRYLVAAVRGIMDKPDWTGRLTWDDGEYIGKFSLISIGNGRRTGGFFMTPHANPFDGKLTLAFGYRATRLGLFQALPRAFNEDKGSYVELEGMREVHTTKISLHLESPSPAHTDGELLPEWIQDFDYEILPQKLNILTA, encoded by the coding sequence ATGACAGCAAAAGTTATTCTGAATCCTTACTCAAACCGCTGGAACTCACAAAAGCGCTGGCCCGAAGCCGAAGCCGCGCTCAACGCCGCGGGCGTGAAGTTCGAGTTGGTCGTCTCGCAACACAAGGGACAGATCGTCGAACTCGCCGCACAAGCCGCGCGTGAAAATTTTTCACCGATCATCGTTTCGGGCGGCGACGGTTCGTTGGGCGACGCGGTCAATGGACTGATGCAAGCCGCGCCTGCGGAGGAGGCGATTGGTCCGCTGGGAATCATGCCAACGGGCTCCGCGAACGACGTCGCTTTCGCGCTCGGTCTGCCGAAGGGTCTCAACGAAGCCGCGCGTGTCATTGCAAACGGAAAGACTCGCGCGATGGACCTCGGCAGGCTGAACAATCGATATTTCATCAACAATTCGGGCGCGGGGCTTGAGCCATACGTCACCCTCAAGCATGAAAAGATCCAGTGGATCAAAGGCATCGGGCGTTATCTCGTTGCGGCGGTGCGGGGCATCATGGATAAACCCGACTGGACAGGCAGGCTGACATGGGACGATGGCGAATACATCGGAAAATTTTCTCTCATTTCAATCGGCAACGGAAGGCGCACTGGCGGATTCTTCATGACGCCACACGCGAATCCTTTCGATGGGAAGTTGACTCTCGCCTTCGGCTACCGCGCCACGCGACTCGGACTCTTTCAAGCCTTGCCGCGCGCGTTCAATGAAGACAAAGGCAGTTATGTCGAATTGGAAGGCATGCGCGAAGTACATACGACAAAAATTTCCCTTCACCTCGAATCGCCCTCTCCCGCCCACACCGATGGCGAACTGCTCCCTGAATGGATTCAAGATTTTGACTACGAAATTTTGCCGCAAAAACTAAACATACTGACGGCGTAG
- a CDS encoding TIGR03960 family B12-binding radical SAM protein has translation MYPCASDIIFAMLTPEQIESKLDRILLKVQKPGRYVGGELNSTIKDWDSIQTRVAFVFPDIYDIGVSNVGLKILYDQVNQRDDALAERAYAPWLDMEALMREHGIPLYALESKRPLACFDLVGFTLPYETLYTNALNVLDLAGIPVRSADRDETHPIIIAGGHSTMNPEPMHAFIDAFVIGEGEEVIHDIIDAVQTWKVESRNPLSTFHRKDVLQQLAHIPGVYVPTFYETNYLEDGTISHIEPTIPDIPKIVTKRVVAKLPPPPTKFIVPNIDIVHNRVSVEIMRGCTRGCRFCHAGMITRPVRERPVDEVVEALEAAIKSSGFEEIALLSLSSSDYTNVLELVTKVGEKFGGTHLKVSLPSLRIESVSIDLMEKLKDKRSGGFTLAPEAATERMRRIINKYIPDEDILNTTREIYSRGWTTIKLYFMIGHPSETLEDVQAIADLCKRVIAEGRKVAGMRVKLNAGVNTFIPKSQTPFQWVSCDTPEQIRAKQTLLRRELGRDRNIKLSFATAEDSFLEAWLSRGDRKMADVVYSAWKNGSKFDAWQEGKNYSAWMNAFEEHGLDPLFYTHRQRRTDEVFPWEHITAAVRKNFLFQDFRQSLEGQIRVDCRLDCFACGILPTFAQMRRENPGEGWKCPDVKSPSRKVISDQVISNRLSVVGD, from the coding sequence ATGTACCCATGCGCCTCTGATATAATTTTCGCCATGCTCACACCTGAACAGATCGAAAGCAAACTGGATCGCATCCTGTTGAAGGTTCAAAAGCCCGGTCGCTATGTAGGCGGCGAACTCAACAGCACGATCAAAGATTGGGACTCGATTCAGACCCGGGTCGCGTTCGTCTTCCCCGATATTTACGACATCGGCGTCTCGAATGTGGGACTCAAGATTCTCTACGACCAAGTGAATCAACGCGACGACGCGCTTGCCGAACGCGCCTACGCCCCATGGCTGGATATGGAAGCGCTCATGCGCGAGCATGGGATTCCGCTGTACGCGCTCGAATCAAAACGACCTTTAGCCTGCTTCGACCTCGTCGGCTTTACTCTCCCTTATGAGACTCTCTACACCAACGCGCTCAACGTCCTCGACTTAGCCGGCATCCCCGTCCGCTCCGCAGACCGCGACGAGACCCACCCCATCATCATCGCCGGCGGACATTCCACCATGAACCCCGAACCCATGCACGCGTTCATCGACGCGTTCGTGATCGGCGAGGGGGAAGAAGTAATCCATGACATTATTGATGCTGTGCAAACGTGGAAAGTAGAAAGTAGAAATCCACTTTCCACTTTCCACCGCAAAGATGTATTACAACAACTTGCTCACATCCCCGGCGTTTACGTTCCCACTTTCTACGAAACCAACTATCTCGAAGACGGCACTATCTCGCACATCGAGCCTACAATTCCTGATATTCCAAAAATTGTTACCAAGCGTGTCGTTGCCAAACTGCCTCCCCCGCCGACGAAGTTCATCGTCCCCAACATTGACATCGTCCACAACCGCGTGTCAGTCGAGATCATGCGCGGATGCACGCGCGGGTGCCGCTTCTGTCACGCAGGCATGATCACGCGTCCCGTCCGCGAAAGACCCGTAGATGAAGTGGTCGAGGCGCTCGAGGCGGCGATCAAATCCAGCGGCTTTGAAGAGATCGCGCTGTTGTCGCTGTCGTCGTCCGATTACACCAATGTGTTGGAGTTGGTCACAAAAGTTGGGGAAAAATTCGGCGGCACACATCTCAAAGTTTCATTGCCGTCGTTGCGAATCGAATCGGTTTCGATTGACCTGATGGAAAAGTTGAAGGACAAACGCTCCGGCGGATTTACGCTCGCGCCCGAAGCCGCCACCGAACGGATGCGCCGCATCATCAACAAATATATTCCCGATGAAGACATCCTCAACACCACGCGCGAAATCTACTCGCGCGGCTGGACGACGATCAAGTTGTACTTCATGATCGGGCATCCGAGCGAAACGCTGGAAGATGTGCAAGCCATCGCCGATTTGTGCAAGCGCGTCATCGCCGAGGGACGCAAAGTGGCGGGGATGCGCGTCAAATTGAACGCGGGCGTGAACACGTTCATTCCAAAATCACAGACGCCATTCCAATGGGTTTCATGCGACACGCCGGAGCAGATCCGCGCCAAACAGACTCTGCTTCGCCGCGAATTAGGGCGCGACCGAAACATCAAATTAAGTTTCGCAACGGCGGAAGATTCGTTTTTGGAAGCATGGCTCTCGCGCGGCGACAGAAAAATGGCGGATGTCGTTTATTCTGCATGGAAGAACGGCTCGAAGTTCGACGCGTGGCAGGAGGGGAAAAATTACAGCGCATGGATGAACGCCTTTGAAGAACACGGACTCGACCCGCTGTTTTACACGCACCGCCAGCGCCGCACAGACGAGGTCTTCCCGTGGGAACATATCACTGCCGCGGTCCGCAAGAATTTTCTCTTTCAGGATTTCCGTCAATCACTTGAGGGACAGATCCGCGTGGACTGCCGCTTGGATTGTTTCGCCTGCGGAATCTTGCCAACCTTTGCGCAGATGCGCCGCGAGAATCCCGGCGAGGGATGGAAGTGCCCGGACGTGAAATCGCCTTCGCGGAAAGTGATCAGTGATCAAGTGATAAGTAATCGGTTATCAGTGGTTGGGGATTAA
- a CDS encoding DMT family transporter, with protein MRLKVDLLLFIVAVIWGTGFVAQGVAAQYQAAYLFNGVSFMLAALILIPFIPKDVLATESAEKTEKKKNSQWSLWTQWLSKLPKQQWKWMFIAGAILFFATAFQQVGLFYTKVANAGFLTSLYVVFTPFLLWVMFREKPHWVDMLAVVLAGVGAYFLSTAGRFEVQRGDTLEVIGSAFWALHVVVLGRFASKFESVSFAAGHFFISGSLNFLCGLAFEDVSQLTALPLVGAILFRASISVGIGYTLQVWGQKHTPPTDAALILSLEAVFAGLAGWFVLSQTLQPIQILGCIVIFVAVLLAQVKSWNSSKIETSEP; from the coding sequence ATGCGCCTCAAAGTAGACCTCCTTCTCTTCATCGTAGCCGTCATCTGGGGGACGGGATTCGTCGCGCAGGGAGTGGCGGCGCAATACCAAGCCGCGTACTTGTTCAATGGCGTGAGTTTCATGCTCGCCGCGCTGATTCTTATTCCGTTCATCCCGAAAGACGTTTTAGCCACAGAGAGCGCAGAGAAAACAGAGAAAAAGAAAAACTCTCAATGGTCTCTGTGGACTCAGTGGCTATCTAAACTACCCAAACAACAATGGAAGTGGATGTTCATCGCGGGAGCGATTCTGTTTTTCGCCACAGCCTTCCAGCAAGTGGGGCTGTTCTACACCAAGGTCGCCAACGCGGGTTTCCTCACCAGTCTCTACGTGGTGTTCACTCCGTTTTTGCTGTGGGTGATGTTCCGCGAAAAACCGCACTGGGTGGATATGCTCGCGGTCGTCCTGGCTGGGGTGGGGGCGTACTTCCTGTCCACGGCGGGCAGGTTCGAGGTCCAAAGAGGCGACACGCTTGAAGTCATCGGCTCCGCGTTTTGGGCGTTACACGTTGTCGTGCTGGGGCGGTTCGCCTCCAAATTTGAATCCGTTTCGTTCGCGGCGGGTCACTTCTTCATTAGCGGATCCCTCAACTTCCTCTGCGGACTCGCCTTCGAAGACGTTTCGCAACTGACGGCGCTTCCGCTCGTCGGCGCGATTCTTTTCCGCGCTTCGATCTCGGTTGGCATCGGGTACACGCTTCAAGTGTGGGGACAAAAACATACGCCTCCCACCGACGCCGCCTTGATTCTCAGCCTTGAGGCAGTCTTCGCCGGTCTCGCAGGTTGGTTCGTGCTGAGTCAGACCCTCCAACCCATTCAGATTCTTGGTTGTATTGTCATCTTCGTTGCAGTTCTGCTCGCGCAAGTCAAAAGTTGGAATTCAAGTAAAATTGAAACTTCTGAGCCATGA